The following are encoded in a window of Doryrhamphus excisus isolate RoL2022-K1 chromosome 16, RoL_Dexc_1.0, whole genome shotgun sequence genomic DNA:
- the LOC131104068 gene encoding nck-associated protein 5-like isoform X1, translating to MSHFADPAPRIRSVPLLELQAEYMDANRCIDELLKQLEEERRNLRREKLALARLQREVARTKSEGTMREKLIHELEEERRLRLESEKRLREVTEESELGRAQIVCLQQQFSRMEETVRSLLQNQGIVEPTAADTADIMKAYKEKLSEEVHKQHDCPEKTSPLPATQTGQESVMPLQADASQTDEDDGRTKLLLERLKALEERNSVLASENESQREQYERCLDEVANQVVQALVTQKDLREECLKLRTRVFDLEQQNRALGFLFQQRIKPASDLLLQKLHSRIMDLSAADLLQEPERSKAFLLARNTDSPSTEIQMNGKSGLPITKCLSQLSLTAQAPAYPRSSCSSSELSLSSACSELSSGSYTWNDGRSCGKAQSSLTWEKRRSLGSSAPSNVSGLVEEQMPTRRKETNILEGLRKLQRRKHKSSSSSRVSKSGYKDCMNSNEGIYSLGIKKGKKGLSKPTHTGRASAFVGKKFLYDSDDADDELAQSGHVDDVPTKDSWLYCTRLSHSISDSLSSWEGFQEIGGGGDSSSGLAATKPPTAMDSKERPEKLMSFINSCLSEAGRPSAFTRVSTLHVTPSKPDTSNCLSDMDDLEELSCDSRDLWTPLSQQVEQKERISRDSAKLFIPQRLHRDQGRTQSADGRPEPVSLIKEAKAAKSMSEESILAVFDAQGQPIELSPQKLDKSAMPEIGVPLGKVVAEYNGLAPQEMPTRQKPSNPGNYTVVEPSECEIRTSKTNSRGGNTERLSMQLTPQKKLIKPPGGRASKGHSIPPFHESTSTKSGGVKLPGYNKPYSSPIRLSKGTTTEPSNSGNSGSPGQEKTPPPPTTKMSRFMKSSQSPKVANSKLQSRAEWSKGSSPSSPKLSRRHVQYADNGEQPTRDKHCESIKNKLRSPSPPLPPGRTTSLLIKPNYDGSPQAHKIGVAQPSIPTTVRGPPPSYHTSLQPNMQATLPIKDKECLDTDAGYGTALAPQKLVDKTSQHLQKSPAETPSTGTPKRTMTKDYLPPANSGLDLDSENAPKNSRNVPPPYGALRGPHLHNSFVSKRGSSHESDYQSVQKPQVHLAVPVKEAPQSKTELQNAKNVASPPNSVTTSPNSAENSQKTRIPMGFKAFLKSPPTHKNSPSLPAKQEKDHINLVSKENVAANASSQCDILQPSYSIDSPPKMSLPEGKSEVHCRSLEGEINPILTAEEEDVCDKGKRNSQLFSRSISVSTKTHLKPALGMNGAKARSQSFSTNCTEKPHINVLEGPGKIRTQIITNSTERGNSLSRQASLEAPSVAGLAESPVRSPRARLSYYGGMTGVNNLDGLPEKTSKLSFKYDGHQSTVEGETVTPHKEAHGFPTSEKTGLNHQSVNICKSGKVTSQFQSPASCPYGSENRVRNAGVTASSPNEPEFSSEVKTQSDSPNKPPDMEEKRISPSACTIEEKVMMGIEENLHKCQEQQKVAASESKQKTGPSLANWFGFRKSKLPAMTGKKAESPKGKDERKELKIGSVLAGKQTRVDKKKEKKKNESQEAQKQSEMNNKLSSIMDHCNNQMGQIATQIQCTTAFIGKDQFVKELLGRAAGKSNSVVGSPTGISSPRKHTETKGNMKICPDAATLLISEKSNLRGDNKEGRMADNGCQDHVMGTGCQMRTLDSGIGTFPLPDSVTRASGRHIPKSESSPDGVTAQFQAESSSPHTDPSQSSVKVPSLPKSPLHAPASLSHSLSDPSVTYGGDASDAQTRLPQPSRASRTKRLSLFTPQSSILSSTEAIEDETGRKNDGPAERALLVCNMYSGSSSGSDTETELERPRSTLSPLQRPRINRCQTNDAAAEKTLRRGSMDSSLSIMHFYQQEMFSHLAENSNRICDYNLLCKDTPLPAGDILSMEVSLEKTVVGANKPGSLEDAMESLSNLSRSSIRKEAAADGGRPDAVVCEPSSSKARADPTGSLSDSLYDSFSSCTSQGSNDV from the exons GATGGAAGAGACGGTGCGGTCGCTGCTGCAGAATCAGGGAATCGTGGAACCGACTGCGGCAGACACGGCGGACATCATGAAGGCCTACAAA GAGAAACTCTCAGAGGAAGTCCACAAGCAGCATGACTGCCCAGAAAAGACCAGCCCCCTGCCGGCAACTCAGACTGGGCAGGAATCTGTGATGCCGCTGCAGGCCGATGCCAGCCAAACTGACGAGGACGATGGCAGAACCAAGCTGTTGTTGGAACGCCTCAAGGCCCTGGAG GAGAGGAACTCGGTCTTGGCCTCGGAGAACGAAAGCCAAAGAGAGCAGTACGAACGTTGCCTGGACGAG GTTGCCAATCAAGTGGTTCAGGCGCTGGTCACCCAGAAG GATCTGAGGGAGGAATGTCTAAAGCTGCGCACTCGGGTTTTTGATTTGGAGCAGCAGAATCGGGCACTGGGCTTTCTGTTCCAGCAGCGGATCAAGCCTGCGTCGGACCTGCTCCTCCAG AAACTCCATTCACGAATCATGGATCTGTCTGCAGCTGACTTGCTCCAGGAACCAGAGAGAAGCAAAGCCTTTTTACTGGCTAGGAACACAGATTCTCCTTCGACT GAGATCCAGATGAATGGGAAGTCCGGTCTGCCCATCACCAAGTGTCTGAGCCAGCTGAGTCTGACGGCACAAGCGCCAGCCTACCCACGCAGCAGCTGTAGCAGCAGTGAGTTGTCTTTGTCGAGTGCATGCAGCGAGCTCTCCAGCGGCTCCTACACCTGGAATGATGGACGCTCCTGTGGGAAAGCG CAGTCCTCCCTCACATGGGAGAAGAGGCGAAGTTTGGGCTCATCTGCCCCAAGTAACGTCAGTGGGCTGGTAGAGGAGCAGATGCCCACCAGGCGCAAGGAGACCAACATCCTAGAGGGGCTGAGAAAGCTACAGAGAAGAAAGCATAAATCCTCATCCTCTTCCAGAGTCTCCAAGTCTGGCTACAAAGACTGCATGAACTCCAATGAGGGCATTTACTCACTTGGTATCAAGAAAGGCAAGAAAGGGCTGTCCAAGCCCACCCACACGGGAAGAGCTTCTGCTTTTGTAGGCAAGAAGTTCTTGTATGATTCCGATGATGCAGATGATGAGCTTGCACAATCTGGCCATGTAGATGACGTCCCCACTAAAGACAGCTGGTTGTACTGCACAAGGCTCTCCCACAGCATCTCAGACAGCCTGTCTAGCTGGGAGGGATTCCAGGAGATTGGAGGTGGAGGCGACAGTAGTTCAGGCCTTGCAGCGACAAAGCCCCCCACTGCGATGGACTCAAAGGAGCGTCCTGAGAAACTCATGAGTTTCATCAACAGTTGCCTTTCTGAGGCCGGGCGGCCGTCAGCTTTCACTCGAGTTTCGACGCTGCATGTGACCCCTTCAAAACCAGACACCTCGAATTGCTTGTCAGATATGGACGATCTAGAAGAGCTCAGCTGTGATTCTAGAGACTTGTGGACACCCTTAAGCCAACAAGTTGAGCAAAAAGAGAGGATTTCTAGGGATAGTGCCAAGCTATTCATCCCACAGCGCTTGCATAGGGACCAAGGACGCACCCAGTCTGCAGACGGGCGACCAGAACCTGTCAGCCTAATTAAGGAAGCTAAAGCGGCCAAGAGTATGTCTGAGGAGAGCATCTTGGCAGTATTTGATGCACAGGGACAGCCGATTGAACTGAGTCCTCAGAAACTTGACAAAAGCGCTATGCCTGAAATTGGTGTTCCGCTTGGTAAAGTGGTGGCCGAATACAATGGACTAGCCCCCCAGGAGATGCCAACAAGACAGAAACCATCAAATCCAGGAAACTATACAGTTGTGGAACCATCGGAATGTGAGATCAggacaagcaaaacaaacagcagGGGGGGAAACACAGAACGCTTGTCAATGCAGCTAACTCCCCAGAAGAAGCTGATCAAACCACCGGGCGGTCGAGCAAGTAAAGGACATTCTATCCCCCCCTTTCATGAGTCTACCAGTACTAAGTCTGGTGGTGTAAAACTACCTGGTTACAATAAACCTTACTCATCCCCAATCAGATTGTCTAAGGGCACCACCACTGAGCCCAGTAACAGTGGAAACTCAGGAAGTCCTGGTCAGGAAAAAACACCTCCACCTCCAACAACTAAAATGTCCAGGTTCATGAAGAGCTCACAGAGCCCCAAGGTGGCCAACTCCAAGTTGCAGAGCAGGGCCGAATGGAGTAAGGGCTCGTCTCCTAGTTCGCCTAAACTCTCAAGGAGACATGTGCAGTACGCTGACAACGGTGAACAGCCAACCAGAGACAAACACTGTGAAAGCATCAAAAACAAACTCAGGTCCCCTTCGCCACCCCTTCCTCCTGGCCGCACCACCTCTTTACTGATCAAACCAAATTATGACGGGTCGCCTCAAGCACATAAAATAGGGGTGGCTCAGCCATCCATCCCAACCACTGTGAGGGGCCCTCCCCCAAGTTACCACACATCTCTTCAACCAAATATGCAAGCTACACTTCCCATTAAAGATAAAGAGTGTTTGGATACGGATGCGGGCTACGGGACTGCACTTGCACCTCAGAAACTGGTTGACAAAACTAGTCAGCACCTTCAAAAGTCCCCGGCCGAGACACCTTCTACAGGCACTCCCAAGCGTACGATGACAAAAGACTACCTCCCTCCCGCAAACTCAGGACTGGACCTAGATTCCGAAAATGCACCTAAAAACTCAAGGAATGTCCCTCCTCCTTACGGCGCCCTCAGAGGACCCCATCTTCACAACTCATTTGTAAGCAAGAGAGGATCTAGCCATGAAAGCGACTATCAGTCTGTGCAAAAGCCCCAAGTTCACTTAGCTGTACCAGTCAAGGAAGCTCCTCAATCTAAAACAGAGCtacaaaatgctaaaaatgtcgCCAGCCCACCAAACTCGGTGACCACATCACCTAATTCAGCGGAAAATAGCCAAAAGACTCGCATCCCGATGGGTTTCAAAGCATTTTTGAAATCACCTCCTACTCACAAAAATAGTCCCTCTTTACCAGCAAAGCAAGAAAAAGATCATATCAACTTAGTCTCCAAGGAGAACGTGGCTGCAAATGCCTCTAGCCAGTGTGACATCTTGCAGCCTTCGTATAGTATCGATTCCCCACCCAAGATGTCTCTTCCAGAGGGGAAAAGTGAGGTCCACTGTCGGTCACTGGAGGGAGAAATAAATCCCATTCTGAcagcggaggaggaggatgtcTGCGATAAAGGGAAAAGGAACAGTCAACTCTTCTCTAGATCCATATCTGTCAGTACCAAAACCCATCTAAAGCCAGCCTTGGGAATGAACGGGGCCAAGGCCCGCAGCCAGAGTTTCAGCACCAACTGCACTGAAAAGCCCCACATTAATGTTCTGGAGGGCCCAGGAAAAATCAGAACTCAGATTATCACCAACTCAACGGAAAGAGGGAATTCTCTGTCTAGACAGGCTTCCTTAGAGGCACCCAGTGTTGCTGGACTAGCAGAGAGTCCTGTCCGTTCTCCCAGGGCAAGGCTCAGCTACTATGGAGGTATGACTGGGGTGAACAATCTCGATGGACTACCTGAGAAAACTTCCAAGTTAAGCTTCAAATACGATGGGCATCAGTCCACTGTGGAGGGGGAGACAGTAACCCCTCACAAGGAGGCACATGGTTTTCCCACCAGTGAAAAGACTGGTCTGAATCACCAATCTGTAAACATCTGTAAGTCTGGTAAAGTCACCTCCCAGTTTCAGTCTCCGGCGTCCTGTCCTTATGGCTCAGAAAACCGTGTTCGAAATGCAGGAGTCACTGCGAGCAGCCCTAATGAGCCAGAATTTAGCTCAGAGGTAAAAACCCAGTCAGACTCGCCAAACAAACCCCCAGATATGGAGGAGAAAAGAATCAGCCCTTCGGCCTGTACTATTGAAGAGAAGGTCATGATGGGAATCGAAGAAAATCTGCACAAATGTCAAGAGCAACAGAAGGTTGCAGCGAGTGAGTCTAAACAGAAGACGGGTCCCTCTCTGGCAAACTGGTTTGGTTTCCGGAAGAGCAAACTTCCAGCTATGACTGGAAAGAAAGCAGAGTCACCAAAAGGAAAAGATGAGAGGAAAGAACTGAAGATCGGATCAGTGCTTGCAGGCAAACAGACCAGGGTGgacaagaagaaggagaagaagaagaatgagagTCAGGAGGCACAGAAACAGTCTGAGATGAATAACAAGCTCAGCTCCATCATGGACCACTGCAACAATCAAATGGGCCAGATTGCCACTCAGATCCAATGCACAACAGCGTTCATTGGCAAGGACCAGTTTGTGAAGGAGCTTCTTGGCAG GGCTGCCGGAAAGAGCAACTCGGTGGTTGGCTCTCCAACTGGAATCTCCAGCCCCAGGAAACACACGGAGACGAAGGGCAATATGAAGATCTGTCCAGACGCTGCA ACCCTCCTCATTAGTGAGAAGAGCAACCTCAGAGGGGACAACAAAGAGGGGCGGATGGCAGACAACGGCTGTCAAGACCACGTGATGG GCACCGGGTGTCAGATGAGAACGCTGGACAGCGGGATCGGCACCTTTCCTCTCCCCGACTCGGTCACCCGAGCTAGTGGTCGCCACATCCCCAAATCTGAGTCGAGCCCAGATGGGGTGACCGCCCAGTTCCAGGCAGAGTCTTCCTCTCCTCATACAGACCCCTCACAATCCAGTGTCAAAGTGCCTTCCCTTCCCAAATCCCCCCTGCATGCTCCTGCCAGCTTGAGTCACTCCCTTTCCGACCCATCTGTGACCTATGGTGGTGACGCCTCGGACGCCCAGACTCGATTGCCCCAACCGTCCC GTGCCAGTCGGACCAAGAGGCTAAGTCTCTTCACCCCACAGAGCAGCATCTTGTCCTCCACTGAGGCCATAGAGGATGAAACCGGGAGGAAGAATGATGGTCCTGCT GAGAGAGCCTTGTTGGTTTGCAATATGTATTCGGGCAGCAGCAGTGGCAGCGACACCGAGACAGAGCTGGAGCGACCCAGGAGCACTTTGAGTCCGCTCCAAAGGCCGCGGATCAACCGCTGCCAAACGAACGACGCAG CAGCCGAGAAGACACTGAGGAGGGGCAGTATGGACAGCTCCCTGTCCATCATGCACTTCTACCAGCAGGAGATGTTCTCTCACCTGGCGGAGAACAGCAACAGGATCTGCGACTACAACCTGTTGTGCAAAGACACGCCCCTTCCAGCAGGAGACATACTCAGC ATGGAGGTTTCGCTGGAGAAAACAGTCGTTGGCGCCAACAAGCCGGGCTCCCTGGAAGACGCCATGGAGTCCCTCAGCAATCTCAGTCGCAGCAGCATCCGGAAAGAGGCCGCTGCTGACGGCGGAAGGCCTGACGCGGTGGTGTGCGAGCCGTCCTCCAGCAAAGCTCGGGCTGATCCAACGGGCTCCCTCAGCGACTCGCTTTACGACAGCTTCTCGTCCTGCACCAGCCAGGGCTCCAATGACGTGTGA
- the LOC131104068 gene encoding nck-associated protein 5-like isoform X2 produces the protein MSHFADPAPRIRSVPLLELQAEYMDANRCIDELLKQLEEERRNLRREKLALARLQREVARTKSEGTMREKLIHELEEERRLRLESEKRLREVTEESELGRAQIVCLQQQFSRMEETVRSLLQNQGIVEPTAADTADIMKAYKEKLSEEVHKQHDCPEKTSPLPATQTGQESVMPLQADASQTDEDDGRTKLLLERLKALEERNSVLASENESQREQYERCLDEVANQVVQALVTQKDLREECLKLRTRVFDLEQQNRALGFLFQQRIKPASDLLLQKLHSRIMDLSAADLLQEPERSKAFLLARNTDSPSTEIQMNGKSGLPITKCLSQLSLTAQAPAYPRSSCSSSELSLSSACSELSSGSYTWNDGRSCGKASSLTWEKRRSLGSSAPSNVSGLVEEQMPTRRKETNILEGLRKLQRRKHKSSSSSRVSKSGYKDCMNSNEGIYSLGIKKGKKGLSKPTHTGRASAFVGKKFLYDSDDADDELAQSGHVDDVPTKDSWLYCTRLSHSISDSLSSWEGFQEIGGGGDSSSGLAATKPPTAMDSKERPEKLMSFINSCLSEAGRPSAFTRVSTLHVTPSKPDTSNCLSDMDDLEELSCDSRDLWTPLSQQVEQKERISRDSAKLFIPQRLHRDQGRTQSADGRPEPVSLIKEAKAAKSMSEESILAVFDAQGQPIELSPQKLDKSAMPEIGVPLGKVVAEYNGLAPQEMPTRQKPSNPGNYTVVEPSECEIRTSKTNSRGGNTERLSMQLTPQKKLIKPPGGRASKGHSIPPFHESTSTKSGGVKLPGYNKPYSSPIRLSKGTTTEPSNSGNSGSPGQEKTPPPPTTKMSRFMKSSQSPKVANSKLQSRAEWSKGSSPSSPKLSRRHVQYADNGEQPTRDKHCESIKNKLRSPSPPLPPGRTTSLLIKPNYDGSPQAHKIGVAQPSIPTTVRGPPPSYHTSLQPNMQATLPIKDKECLDTDAGYGTALAPQKLVDKTSQHLQKSPAETPSTGTPKRTMTKDYLPPANSGLDLDSENAPKNSRNVPPPYGALRGPHLHNSFVSKRGSSHESDYQSVQKPQVHLAVPVKEAPQSKTELQNAKNVASPPNSVTTSPNSAENSQKTRIPMGFKAFLKSPPTHKNSPSLPAKQEKDHINLVSKENVAANASSQCDILQPSYSIDSPPKMSLPEGKSEVHCRSLEGEINPILTAEEEDVCDKGKRNSQLFSRSISVSTKTHLKPALGMNGAKARSQSFSTNCTEKPHINVLEGPGKIRTQIITNSTERGNSLSRQASLEAPSVAGLAESPVRSPRARLSYYGGMTGVNNLDGLPEKTSKLSFKYDGHQSTVEGETVTPHKEAHGFPTSEKTGLNHQSVNICKSGKVTSQFQSPASCPYGSENRVRNAGVTASSPNEPEFSSEVKTQSDSPNKPPDMEEKRISPSACTIEEKVMMGIEENLHKCQEQQKVAASESKQKTGPSLANWFGFRKSKLPAMTGKKAESPKGKDERKELKIGSVLAGKQTRVDKKKEKKKNESQEAQKQSEMNNKLSSIMDHCNNQMGQIATQIQCTTAFIGKDQFVKELLGRAAGKSNSVVGSPTGISSPRKHTETKGNMKICPDAATLLISEKSNLRGDNKEGRMADNGCQDHVMGTGCQMRTLDSGIGTFPLPDSVTRASGRHIPKSESSPDGVTAQFQAESSSPHTDPSQSSVKVPSLPKSPLHAPASLSHSLSDPSVTYGGDASDAQTRLPQPSRASRTKRLSLFTPQSSILSSTEAIEDETGRKNDGPAERALLVCNMYSGSSSGSDTETELERPRSTLSPLQRPRINRCQTNDAAAEKTLRRGSMDSSLSIMHFYQQEMFSHLAENSNRICDYNLLCKDTPLPAGDILSMEVSLEKTVVGANKPGSLEDAMESLSNLSRSSIRKEAAADGGRPDAVVCEPSSSKARADPTGSLSDSLYDSFSSCTSQGSNDV, from the exons GATGGAAGAGACGGTGCGGTCGCTGCTGCAGAATCAGGGAATCGTGGAACCGACTGCGGCAGACACGGCGGACATCATGAAGGCCTACAAA GAGAAACTCTCAGAGGAAGTCCACAAGCAGCATGACTGCCCAGAAAAGACCAGCCCCCTGCCGGCAACTCAGACTGGGCAGGAATCTGTGATGCCGCTGCAGGCCGATGCCAGCCAAACTGACGAGGACGATGGCAGAACCAAGCTGTTGTTGGAACGCCTCAAGGCCCTGGAG GAGAGGAACTCGGTCTTGGCCTCGGAGAACGAAAGCCAAAGAGAGCAGTACGAACGTTGCCTGGACGAG GTTGCCAATCAAGTGGTTCAGGCGCTGGTCACCCAGAAG GATCTGAGGGAGGAATGTCTAAAGCTGCGCACTCGGGTTTTTGATTTGGAGCAGCAGAATCGGGCACTGGGCTTTCTGTTCCAGCAGCGGATCAAGCCTGCGTCGGACCTGCTCCTCCAG AAACTCCATTCACGAATCATGGATCTGTCTGCAGCTGACTTGCTCCAGGAACCAGAGAGAAGCAAAGCCTTTTTACTGGCTAGGAACACAGATTCTCCTTCGACT GAGATCCAGATGAATGGGAAGTCCGGTCTGCCCATCACCAAGTGTCTGAGCCAGCTGAGTCTGACGGCACAAGCGCCAGCCTACCCACGCAGCAGCTGTAGCAGCAGTGAGTTGTCTTTGTCGAGTGCATGCAGCGAGCTCTCCAGCGGCTCCTACACCTGGAATGATGGACGCTCCTGTGGGAAAGCG TCCTCCCTCACATGGGAGAAGAGGCGAAGTTTGGGCTCATCTGCCCCAAGTAACGTCAGTGGGCTGGTAGAGGAGCAGATGCCCACCAGGCGCAAGGAGACCAACATCCTAGAGGGGCTGAGAAAGCTACAGAGAAGAAAGCATAAATCCTCATCCTCTTCCAGAGTCTCCAAGTCTGGCTACAAAGACTGCATGAACTCCAATGAGGGCATTTACTCACTTGGTATCAAGAAAGGCAAGAAAGGGCTGTCCAAGCCCACCCACACGGGAAGAGCTTCTGCTTTTGTAGGCAAGAAGTTCTTGTATGATTCCGATGATGCAGATGATGAGCTTGCACAATCTGGCCATGTAGATGACGTCCCCACTAAAGACAGCTGGTTGTACTGCACAAGGCTCTCCCACAGCATCTCAGACAGCCTGTCTAGCTGGGAGGGATTCCAGGAGATTGGAGGTGGAGGCGACAGTAGTTCAGGCCTTGCAGCGACAAAGCCCCCCACTGCGATGGACTCAAAGGAGCGTCCTGAGAAACTCATGAGTTTCATCAACAGTTGCCTTTCTGAGGCCGGGCGGCCGTCAGCTTTCACTCGAGTTTCGACGCTGCATGTGACCCCTTCAAAACCAGACACCTCGAATTGCTTGTCAGATATGGACGATCTAGAAGAGCTCAGCTGTGATTCTAGAGACTTGTGGACACCCTTAAGCCAACAAGTTGAGCAAAAAGAGAGGATTTCTAGGGATAGTGCCAAGCTATTCATCCCACAGCGCTTGCATAGGGACCAAGGACGCACCCAGTCTGCAGACGGGCGACCAGAACCTGTCAGCCTAATTAAGGAAGCTAAAGCGGCCAAGAGTATGTCTGAGGAGAGCATCTTGGCAGTATTTGATGCACAGGGACAGCCGATTGAACTGAGTCCTCAGAAACTTGACAAAAGCGCTATGCCTGAAATTGGTGTTCCGCTTGGTAAAGTGGTGGCCGAATACAATGGACTAGCCCCCCAGGAGATGCCAACAAGACAGAAACCATCAAATCCAGGAAACTATACAGTTGTGGAACCATCGGAATGTGAGATCAggacaagcaaaacaaacagcagGGGGGGAAACACAGAACGCTTGTCAATGCAGCTAACTCCCCAGAAGAAGCTGATCAAACCACCGGGCGGTCGAGCAAGTAAAGGACATTCTATCCCCCCCTTTCATGAGTCTACCAGTACTAAGTCTGGTGGTGTAAAACTACCTGGTTACAATAAACCTTACTCATCCCCAATCAGATTGTCTAAGGGCACCACCACTGAGCCCAGTAACAGTGGAAACTCAGGAAGTCCTGGTCAGGAAAAAACACCTCCACCTCCAACAACTAAAATGTCCAGGTTCATGAAGAGCTCACAGAGCCCCAAGGTGGCCAACTCCAAGTTGCAGAGCAGGGCCGAATGGAGTAAGGGCTCGTCTCCTAGTTCGCCTAAACTCTCAAGGAGACATGTGCAGTACGCTGACAACGGTGAACAGCCAACCAGAGACAAACACTGTGAAAGCATCAAAAACAAACTCAGGTCCCCTTCGCCACCCCTTCCTCCTGGCCGCACCACCTCTTTACTGATCAAACCAAATTATGACGGGTCGCCTCAAGCACATAAAATAGGGGTGGCTCAGCCATCCATCCCAACCACTGTGAGGGGCCCTCCCCCAAGTTACCACACATCTCTTCAACCAAATATGCAAGCTACACTTCCCATTAAAGATAAAGAGTGTTTGGATACGGATGCGGGCTACGGGACTGCACTTGCACCTCAGAAACTGGTTGACAAAACTAGTCAGCACCTTCAAAAGTCCCCGGCCGAGACACCTTCTACAGGCACTCCCAAGCGTACGATGACAAAAGACTACCTCCCTCCCGCAAACTCAGGACTGGACCTAGATTCCGAAAATGCACCTAAAAACTCAAGGAATGTCCCTCCTCCTTACGGCGCCCTCAGAGGACCCCATCTTCACAACTCATTTGTAAGCAAGAGAGGATCTAGCCATGAAAGCGACTATCAGTCTGTGCAAAAGCCCCAAGTTCACTTAGCTGTACCAGTCAAGGAAGCTCCTCAATCTAAAACAGAGCtacaaaatgctaaaaatgtcgCCAGCCCACCAAACTCGGTGACCACATCACCTAATTCAGCGGAAAATAGCCAAAAGACTCGCATCCCGATGGGTTTCAAAGCATTTTTGAAATCACCTCCTACTCACAAAAATAGTCCCTCTTTACCAGCAAAGCAAGAAAAAGATCATATCAACTTAGTCTCCAAGGAGAACGTGGCTGCAAATGCCTCTAGCCAGTGTGACATCTTGCAGCCTTCGTATAGTATCGATTCCCCACCCAAGATGTCTCTTCCAGAGGGGAAAAGTGAGGTCCACTGTCGGTCACTGGAGGGAGAAATAAATCCCATTCTGAcagcggaggaggaggatgtcTGCGATAAAGGGAAAAGGAACAGTCAACTCTTCTCTAGATCCATATCTGTCAGTACCAAAACCCATCTAAAGCCAGCCTTGGGAATGAACGGGGCCAAGGCCCGCAGCCAGAGTTTCAGCACCAACTGCACTGAAAAGCCCCACATTAATGTTCTGGAGGGCCCAGGAAAAATCAGAACTCAGATTATCACCAACTCAACGGAAAGAGGGAATTCTCTGTCTAGACAGGCTTCCTTAGAGGCACCCAGTGTTGCTGGACTAGCAGAGAGTCCTGTCCGTTCTCCCAGGGCAAGGCTCAGCTACTATGGAGGTATGACTGGGGTGAACAATCTCGATGGACTACCTGAGAAAACTTCCAAGTTAAGCTTCAAATACGATGGGCATCAGTCCACTGTGGAGGGGGAGACAGTAACCCCTCACAAGGAGGCACATGGTTTTCCCACCAGTGAAAAGACTGGTCTGAATCACCAATCTGTAAACATCTGTAAGTCTGGTAAAGTCACCTCCCAGTTTCAGTCTCCGGCGTCCTGTCCTTATGGCTCAGAAAACCGTGTTCGAAATGCAGGAGTCACTGCGAGCAGCCCTAATGAGCCAGAATTTAGCTCAGAGGTAAAAACCCAGTCAGACTCGCCAAACAAACCCCCAGATATGGAGGAGAAAAGAATCAGCCCTTCGGCCTGTACTATTGAAGAGAAGGTCATGATGGGAATCGAAGAAAATCTGCACAAATGTCAAGAGCAACAGAAGGTTGCAGCGAGTGAGTCTAAACAGAAGACGGGTCCCTCTCTGGCAAACTGGTTTGGTTTCCGGAAGAGCAAACTTCCAGCTATGACTGGAAAGAAAGCAGAGTCACCAAAAGGAAAAGATGAGAGGAAAGAACTGAAGATCGGATCAGTGCTTGCAGGCAAACAGACCAGGGTGgacaagaagaaggagaagaagaagaatgagagTCAGGAGGCACAGAAACAGTCTGAGATGAATAACAAGCTCAGCTCCATCATGGACCACTGCAACAATCAAATGGGCCAGATTGCCACTCAGATCCAATGCACAACAGCGTTCATTGGCAAGGACCAGTTTGTGAAGGAGCTTCTTGGCAG GGCTGCCGGAAAGAGCAACTCGGTGGTTGGCTCTCCAACTGGAATCTCCAGCCCCAGGAAACACACGGAGACGAAGGGCAATATGAAGATCTGTCCAGACGCTGCA ACCCTCCTCATTAGTGAGAAGAGCAACCTCAGAGGGGACAACAAAGAGGGGCGGATGGCAGACAACGGCTGTCAAGACCACGTGATGG GCACCGGGTGTCAGATGAGAACGCTGGACAGCGGGATCGGCACCTTTCCTCTCCCCGACTCGGTCACCCGAGCTAGTGGTCGCCACATCCCCAAATCTGAGTCGAGCCCAGATGGGGTGACCGCCCAGTTCCAGGCAGAGTCTTCCTCTCCTCATACAGACCCCTCACAATCCAGTGTCAAAGTGCCTTCCCTTCCCAAATCCCCCCTGCATGCTCCTGCCAGCTTGAGTCACTCCCTTTCCGACCCATCTGTGACCTATGGTGGTGACGCCTCGGACGCCCAGACTCGATTGCCCCAACCGTCCC GTGCCAGTCGGACCAAGAGGCTAAGTCTCTTCACCCCACAGAGCAGCATCTTGTCCTCCACTGAGGCCATAGAGGATGAAACCGGGAGGAAGAATGATGGTCCTGCT GAGAGAGCCTTGTTGGTTTGCAATATGTATTCGGGCAGCAGCAGTGGCAGCGACACCGAGACAGAGCTGGAGCGACCCAGGAGCACTTTGAGTCCGCTCCAAAGGCCGCGGATCAACCGCTGCCAAACGAACGACGCAG CAGCCGAGAAGACACTGAGGAGGGGCAGTATGGACAGCTCCCTGTCCATCATGCACTTCTACCAGCAGGAGATGTTCTCTCACCTGGCGGAGAACAGCAACAGGATCTGCGACTACAACCTGTTGTGCAAAGACACGCCCCTTCCAGCAGGAGACATACTCAGC ATGGAGGTTTCGCTGGAGAAAACAGTCGTTGGCGCCAACAAGCCGGGCTCCCTGGAAGACGCCATGGAGTCCCTCAGCAATCTCAGTCGCAGCAGCATCCGGAAAGAGGCCGCTGCTGACGGCGGAAGGCCTGACGCGGTGGTGTGCGAGCCGTCCTCCAGCAAAGCTCGGGCTGATCCAACGGGCTCCCTCAGCGACTCGCTTTACGACAGCTTCTCGTCCTGCACCAGCCAGGGCTCCAATGACGTGTGA